The DNA window GCCGGCCCGGCCATCGCCCAGAGCGGCGTCAAGAAGGCGATCAACGCCGCCACGCTCCCCCACCTCGAGGACGCGCTCGACCGCGAGCACACCGGTCAGCGCGCCCTCTTCCGCACGCACGACTTCACCGAGGGCCTCGATGCGTTTGCGGCCGGCCGCAAGCCGGTCTTCCGCGGGGAGTAGCGACCTCAGCCCACCGTGATCGGCGCGCCACCGGAGACGAGCCGCCAGTCGACGGAGGCGAAGCTGGCGGGGTCGATGGTGCCGTGCGCGATGACCCAGTCGATGAGCAGCTGGCGGATCTCGTTCTGGCGGTTGTAGACGACCGGAGCGGTCGCGACGGCCGGGAAGCCGCCACCGCCGGACTGGCGGTAGTTGTTGACCGCGAGCACGAACTGCTGCGCAGCGGTCACCGGCACGCCGCCGTACGCGAGCCCGACGATCCGCGAGCCGGGTGCGGCCGCGATGTCGATGTCGTACGTCAGCGGCGCGTCGAGGCCGGCGACGGAGTCGAAGTTGTAGTCCGGGGTGCCGGTGGGTGCCGTCGGCGTGACGGCGTTCGTCACCTGGTCGAGGGCGAACGGCCCGGTGCCCGAGACCTGCTTGAAGTACCGGGCGGAGTACTCCAGGTAGGCCTTCACGTCGGCGCCGGTGACGCGCACGCCGAGCAGCGTGTTGTCGTAGATGTAGAGGCCGGCGACGTCGCGGATGGTGACCTGCCCGGCCGGGAACGACGCCGCCCGGTTGAACGGCGCCGCGATCGACAGCACCGGCAGCGCCGCGTCGGCGCCGGTGAGGCCGGCCTTGACGGCGTCGGCCTGCACGTAGTTGACGAAGTCGATGATCGGCACGTCCTCGACGACCGCGCGGGCCGCGGACAGCGCCGCGGCCGAGGTGCCGACCGGCGAGTTCACGTAGGTGACCACGGTGTCGTGCTGCTCGCGCACCGCCCGCGCCACCCGTGCGTCCTCGGCGACCGCGTTGGAGTTGAGCACCTGCGACGTCGCGGCGACGAGGCGCCAGCCGCGACCGCGCCGCGAGCGCGTCTGCTCCACCACGAAGTCCATGACCGCGAGCCGGCGACCCCAGTAGGACGGCTCGCACAGCAGCACCTGCTGGCCGGTCGTCTCGTTCGCGACGTACTTCTGCGCGATCTCCTGGTGGGCGTGCCCGACGAGGATCGCGTCGACGTGCGGCACCTGGGCCGCGACCAGCGAGGCCGCGTTCTCCGGGTAGGGCAGCGCGTCGCCGTACGACGACGAGGTGGCCGCCCCCGAGTGTGCCGAGATCACGACCAGGTCGCAGCCGCGCCGCTTGAGCTCGGGCACGAACTTCTTGGCCTGCTCGACCAGCCCGGGGAACTCCATCTTCCCCTCGACGTTGGCCTTGTCCCAGATCGCGATGCCCGGGTTGGTGAGCCCGAGGATGCCGACCTTCAGGGTGCGCCCGCGGCCGACGCGGTAGTGCTTGATCAGGTACGGCGGGAAGGCCGGCCGCTTGGTCACCGGGTCGACCGCGTTGGCGCCCAGCAGCGGGAAGTCCAGCTGCTCCTCGAAGGTGCGCAGCGTGTCGAGCCCGTAGTTGAACTCGTGGTTGCCGAGCGCGGCCGCGTCGTACCCGACCGCGTTCATCGCCCGCGCCATCGGGTGCACCGCGCCGCCGGTGATCGGGTCGATCTTGGCGTAGTAGTACGCCAGCGGGGTGCCCTGGATGGTGTCGCCCGCGTCGAGGGTGAGGAGCGGCTCGCCGCGACGCTCGTGCCGCACCGCCTTGATCAGGGTCGCGACCTTCGAGAGCCCGATGTCGTTGTGGGTCACCTTGTCGATCGGGTCGATCTCGTCGAACTCGGCGTTCTTGAAGTAGTCCCAGTTGAAGACGTTGCCGTGCAGGTCGGTCGTGCCGAGCACGGTCAGCCGCACCCGGTCCGGGTGGTGGTGGCCGTGGCCCCGCCCTCCGGCGTACGACGGGGCGGTGTAGCCGGACGCGGCCAGCGCGGCCGCTCCCGTGACTCCACCGGCGATGACGGCACGGCGCGAAGGCAGGCTTTCAGGCACTGACGATTCCTCCCGAGAACGGATCAGAGGTCTGCAGTTCTATCCCGTGGGGGTGCCCGACACAAGTGATGGCATCATCGGCCACGAGATGTTCACCTCAGCCCTCGCCCCGCTCCGAGAGGCGCGGTTCCGGTGGTACTTCTCCTCGCGGCTGGTCAACCTGGCCGGTACGACGATGGCGCCGGTCGTCGTGGTCGCGCTGCTGACGCTCTCGTCCCGGTCCGTGCGCGACCTCCGGCGGGTCAGCACCACCTCTGCGCCAGCGCACTGAGCACCGTCAGGTTGCGGTTGGTGGCGACGCCCAGGTGCTTCTCGACGGCGGCGTTGGTCAGCTTGGCCTCGTGGTAGTTCTCGCCCAGCAGCAGGTGCACCGCGCGGCCGCCGACCCGCGCCACCTCGTCCGCCGTACCCACCGCCTCGACGGCCTTGATCCCCGCGGCCGTCGGCGCGTCCTTCAGCAGGGAGACGTAGTGCTTGCCGCCGTGCCCGAAGGACGCCGCATCGTCCGCGATCGCGACGAGCTCCTTCTGCGTGAAGACGACCGTCGGCACGGGGAAGCCGGCCTCCGCCTCGAAGGCCTTCTCCAGCGCCGTCTCGATCTTCGCCCGTGAGCGCAGCGTCGTGTCGAAGCGGACGTTGCCGGTGTTGATGTAGGTCTCCACGTCGGTGAACCCGGCCTTCTCGACCGCCGCGACGATCGCGGCCTTGGGGAACTTCCGCTTCGCGCCCAGGTTGATCGCCCGCAGGAACCCGATGTACGTCGCCATGCCCGCATCATGCCGTGTGGGCCGGCTCACGTAGATTTACATAGGTTCCCTATGTAACGTGGTCAGCGTGACCGACACCGAGCTCGCCAGCGACCTGGTCGTCCACGCGGCCCGCCTCGTGCGCGCCGTACGACGTGAGCTCGAGCTGCCCGCGGGCACGCGGATCATCTCGCTCCTCGACGAGCACGGCCAGCTGGGCATCACCCAGCTCGCCGACCTCGACCGGTGCTCGCAGCCGACCATGTCGGCCGCGGTCGCCCAGCTCGTCGAGAGCGGTTGGGTGAGCAAGGCGCCCAACCCCGCCGACGCCCGCGGCACCGTCGTCACGCTGTCCGACTCGGGTCGCGCCGAGCTCGGCCGCGTCCGCCGTCTCCACGGCGAACGCGTCGCCGCGCTCGTCGACGCGCACCCCGACCTCACCACCGAGGACCTCGCCACGGCCGTCGCCGTGCTCCGCGGCATCCTCCAGGAAGGCACCCCGTGAACCACCCCGCCACCACCGACACCGCCGCCACCGGGTCGTTCCTCAAGCAGCCGCGGGCCGTGTGGGCCGTCGCGTTCGCCTGCGTGATCGCCTTCATGGGCATCGGGCTCGTGGACCCGAT is part of the Nocardioides conyzicola genome and encodes:
- a CDS encoding MarR family winged helix-turn-helix transcriptional regulator, encoding MTDTELASDLVVHAARLVRAVRRELELPAGTRIISLLDEHGQLGITQLADLDRCSQPTMSAAVAQLVESGWVSKAPNPADARGTVVTLSDSGRAELGRVRRLHGERVAALVDAHPDLTTEDLATAVAVLRGILQEGTP
- a CDS encoding DUF1697 domain-containing protein, whose amino-acid sequence is MATYIGFLRAINLGAKRKFPKAAIVAAVEKAGFTDVETYINTGNVRFDTTLRSRAKIETALEKAFEAEAGFPVPTVVFTQKELVAIADDAASFGHGGKHYVSLLKDAPTAAGIKAVEAVGTADEVARVGGRAVHLLLGENYHEAKLTNAAVEKHLGVATNRNLTVLSALAQRWC
- a CDS encoding bifunctional metallophosphatase/5'-nucleotidase, with translation MPESLPSRRAVIAGGVTGAAALAASGYTAPSYAGGRGHGHHHPDRVRLTVLGTTDLHGNVFNWDYFKNAEFDEIDPIDKVTHNDIGLSKVATLIKAVRHERRGEPLLTLDAGDTIQGTPLAYYYAKIDPITGGAVHPMARAMNAVGYDAAALGNHEFNYGLDTLRTFEEQLDFPLLGANAVDPVTKRPAFPPYLIKHYRVGRGRTLKVGILGLTNPGIAIWDKANVEGKMEFPGLVEQAKKFVPELKRRGCDLVVISAHSGAATSSSYGDALPYPENAASLVAAQVPHVDAILVGHAHQEIAQKYVANETTGQQVLLCEPSYWGRRLAVMDFVVEQTRSRRGRGWRLVAATSQVLNSNAVAEDARVARAVREQHDTVVTYVNSPVGTSAAALSAARAVVEDVPIIDFVNYVQADAVKAGLTGADAALPVLSIAAPFNRAASFPAGQVTIRDVAGLYIYDNTLLGVRVTGADVKAYLEYSARYFKQVSGTGPFALDQVTNAVTPTAPTGTPDYNFDSVAGLDAPLTYDIDIAAAPGSRIVGLAYGGVPVTAAQQFVLAVNNYRQSGGGGFPAVATAPVVYNRQNEIRQLLIDWVIAHGTIDPASFASVDWRLVSGGAPITVG